A portion of the Desulfobaccales bacterium genome contains these proteins:
- a CDS encoding CusA/CzcA family heavy metal efflux RND transporter produces the protein MIARIIEACVRNRVLILLIWILITAWGIYATFKLPVDAIPDLSDTQVIISTNYPGQAPMVVEDQVTYPLTTAMLAVPKAKAVRGYSMFGVSLVYIIFEDGTDIYWARTRVLEYLNFIRGKLPAGVNPALGPDATGVGWVYEYVVEDPTGKHDLAQLRSIQDWYLRYQLQTVPGVAEVASLGGFVKQYQVVVDPNKLASYNLPLSKIKQAIQMSNQDVGGGIYERAETEFMVRGLGYIKDLADVQNIVVGTDGKGTPILIKDVALVRLGPEMRRGLAEANGEGEAVGGIVVMRFGQNARDVIQGVKDKLEELKMGLPPGVRIVSAYDRAGLIDRAIDTLKEAIYEEIAIVALITILFLLHLRSAFVAIISLPLGVLISFILQYQFNITANILSLAGIAIAIGDMVDASVVMVEDAHKKIEHAPPGTPREPLILDAAKEVGPSLFFALLIITVSFLPIFALEGESGRLFKPLAFTKTFAMGGASILAITLIPILMVYFIRGKIRPESANPLSRMTMAIYQPVLRGILRVPLLAIFVAVVLIIITLYPLSRLGSEFMPPLDEGDLLYMPTTMPGISITEAKNILQQTDRIIRTFPEVDYVFGKAGRAETATDPAPLSMIETTIRLKDRKHWRPGLTTEGLIQELDTAVKFPGLANSWGYPIKIRIDMLSTGIKTPVGIKLLGNDLNVLSRLGTEVEGILKGVPGTASVFAERTVGGYYLDFDIKRQDAARYGLTVGDIQEVIATAMGGENISQTVEGLERYPVSLRYFQDFRSNLPALKRILIPTPKGPPIPMEQVADIKLHQGPDMVKSEGARRTASIFVDIRDIDLGTYIKKAKEAIQAHLKIPPGYNLIWSGQFEYMERARERLQLVVPITLVLVIMLLYLSTQSLVKVGIILLAIPFSLIGAIWLLYLLDYNLSVGVIVGIIALAGLDAETGAIMLLYLDISHDERKAQGKLNTYEDLKDAVMHGAVQRLRPKLMTILANIFGLLPVMWATGTGAEVAKRIAAPMVGGVTTSFLLELLIYPAIYLLWKWHFEVKKQKVAKP, from the coding sequence ATGATTGCCCGAATCATCGAAGCTTGCGTTCGCAACCGTGTCCTGATCCTGCTCATTTGGATCTTGATCACTGCCTGGGGCATCTACGCCACCTTTAAGCTACCGGTGGATGCCATCCCCGACCTCTCGGACACCCAGGTGATCATCTCCACTAACTATCCCGGCCAAGCCCCTATGGTCGTGGAAGACCAGGTGACCTATCCCCTCACCACCGCCATGCTGGCCGTGCCCAAGGCCAAGGCGGTGCGGGGCTACTCCATGTTCGGCGTGTCCCTGGTCTATATCATTTTCGAGGACGGCACCGACATCTACTGGGCCCGGACCAGGGTGCTGGAATACCTGAATTTTATCCGGGGCAAACTCCCCGCCGGAGTGAACCCGGCTTTAGGTCCCGATGCCACCGGTGTGGGCTGGGTCTATGAGTATGTGGTGGAAGACCCCACCGGCAAACATGACCTGGCCCAACTGCGCAGCATCCAGGATTGGTACTTGCGCTACCAATTGCAAACCGTGCCCGGTGTGGCCGAAGTCGCCAGTCTCGGCGGGTTCGTCAAACAGTACCAGGTGGTGGTGGACCCCAACAAACTGGCCTCCTATAATCTCCCCCTCTCCAAAATCAAGCAAGCCATTCAGATGTCCAACCAGGATGTGGGCGGTGGGATCTACGAGCGGGCCGAGACCGAATTTATGGTCCGGGGCCTGGGTTACATCAAGGACCTGGCGGATGTCCAAAACATTGTGGTGGGCACCGACGGCAAGGGGACCCCCATTCTCATCAAAGACGTGGCCCTGGTCCGGTTGGGCCCGGAGATGCGCCGGGGTCTGGCGGAAGCCAACGGTGAGGGGGAAGCGGTGGGAGGCATCGTGGTGATGCGCTTTGGGCAAAATGCCCGGGACGTCATCCAGGGGGTCAAGGACAAGCTGGAAGAACTCAAAATGGGCCTCCCTCCCGGAGTCCGCATCGTCAGCGCCTATGACCGGGCCGGCCTCATCGATCGCGCCATCGACACCCTGAAAGAGGCCATATATGAAGAAATCGCCATTGTGGCGTTAATCACCATACTCTTCCTGCTGCACCTGCGAAGCGCCTTTGTAGCCATCATCAGCCTGCCCCTGGGGGTGTTGATCTCCTTTATCCTGCAATACCAATTCAATATTACCGCCAATATTTTGAGCCTGGCGGGCATCGCCATCGCTATCGGCGACATGGTGGACGCCTCCGTGGTCATGGTGGAGGACGCGCACAAGAAGATCGAGCATGCCCCGCCAGGCACGCCCCGGGAACCTCTGATCCTGGACGCCGCCAAAGAGGTTGGGCCTTCCCTGTTCTTCGCTCTCCTGATCATCACCGTATCTTTTTTGCCGATATTCGCGCTGGAGGGGGAAAGCGGCCGGCTATTTAAGCCCCTGGCCTTTACCAAGACCTTTGCCATGGGCGGGGCCTCCATCCTGGCCATCACCCTGATCCCCATTTTAATGGTTTATTTCATCAGGGGAAAAATCCGCCCGGAGTCCGCCAATCCCCTGTCTCGGATGACTATGGCCATCTACCAACCGGTCTTGCGAGGCATTTTACGGGTGCCTCTCCTGGCCATCTTCGTGGCCGTAGTCCTGATAATCATTACCCTTTATCCCCTATCCAGGCTGGGCTCCGAGTTTATGCCACCGTTGGATGAAGGCGACCTGCTCTACATGCCCACCACCATGCCGGGCATCTCCATCACCGAAGCGAAAAACATCCTACAGCAGACGGACCGGATCATCCGCACCTTCCCGGAAGTGGACTATGTTTTCGGCAAGGCGGGTCGGGCCGAAACCGCCACCGACCCGGCGCCTTTGAGCATGATTGAAACCACCATCCGCCTCAAGGACCGGAAACACTGGCGTCCGGGCCTGACTACGGAGGGCCTCATCCAGGAACTTGACACTGCGGTAAAATTTCCCGGCCTGGCCAACTCCTGGGGCTACCCCATCAAAATTCGCATCGATATGCTTTCCACCGGCATCAAGACCCCGGTGGGCATCAAGTTATTGGGTAATGATCTGAACGTCCTGAGCCGGTTGGGAACGGAAGTCGAGGGCATCTTAAAGGGTGTGCCGGGAACCGCTAGCGTCTTTGCGGAACGCACGGTGGGAGGCTATTACCTGGACTTTGACATCAAACGTCAAGATGCGGCCCGGTATGGACTTACCGTGGGAGATATTCAAGAAGTCATTGCCACGGCCATGGGGGGAGAAAATATTAGCCAGACGGTGGAGGGGCTGGAACGCTACCCGGTAAGTCTGCGGTACTTTCAGGATTTTCGCAGCAACCTGCCGGCTCTGAAACGGATCCTGATCCCCACCCCCAAGGGGCCACCCATCCCCATGGAGCAGGTGGCCGACATTAAACTCCACCAGGGACCGGACATGGTGAAAAGCGAAGGCGCCCGGCGTACCGCTTCCATCTTTGTAGATATTCGGGATATTGACCTGGGCACCTATATCAAAAAGGCCAAGGAGGCCATCCAGGCCCACTTGAAAATCCCCCCGGGCTACAACCTTATCTGGAGCGGCCAGTTTGAGTACATGGAACGGGCCCGGGAGCGGCTCCAGTTGGTGGTGCCCATTACTCTGGTGCTGGTTATCATGCTCCTCTACCTGAGCACCCAATCCCTGGTGAAGGTGGGCATCATCCTGCTAGCTATACCCTTCTCACTCATCGGGGCTATCTGGCTGCTCTATCTGCTGGACTACAATCTGAGCGTCGGAGTGATCGTGGGCATCATCGCCCTTGCAGGTCTGGATGCGGAAACCGGGGCCATTATGCTGTTATACCTTGATATTTCCCACGATGAACGCAAGGCTCAGGGAAAACTCAACACTTATGAAGACCTGAAAGATGCGGTAATGCACGGTGCGGTTCAACGGTTGCGCCCCAAACTCATGACGATTTTGGCTAACATTTTTGGCCTGCTCCCGGTCATGTGGGCTACGGGCACCGGCGCCGAAGTGGCCAAGCGCATCGCCGCCCCCATGGTAGGTGGAGTGACGACCTCCTTCCTCCTGGAACTTCTCATCTACCCAGCCATCTATCTGCTATGGAAGTGGCATTTTGAGGTGAAGAAACAGAAGGTTGCTAAACCATGA
- a CDS encoding response regulator transcription factor, whose translation MKSNLWRLAIKGTIMDAITPFFYEILLVDDHALVRQGVRRIIGEQSDLKVVGEFQDGLELLDALKTMQPQMVILDISMPCLGGIEATRMIKARHPGIKVLLLTLHNRREYVDQARLAGAEGYLLKDELDKELLAAIATVRRGGTYLSSLLEDYGFTTLFPGSSTDDPAA comes from the coding sequence GTGAAATCGAATTTATGGAGATTAGCTATCAAGGGCACCATTATGGATGCGATAACGCCATTTTTCTATGAAATTCTGCTGGTGGATGACCATGCACTGGTTCGGCAAGGAGTCCGAAGAATCATTGGAGAACAATCCGACTTAAAGGTGGTAGGGGAGTTCCAGGACGGGCTGGAACTTTTAGATGCCCTGAAGACCATGCAACCCCAAATGGTTATCCTGGATATCTCCATGCCGTGTCTGGGTGGCATCGAAGCGACCCGAATGATCAAGGCGAGGCACCCCGGAATCAAGGTGCTGCTCCTGACCCTGCACAACCGCCGGGAATATGTGGACCAGGCCAGGTTGGCAGGGGCCGAGGGCTATCTCCTGAAAGACGAACTGGATAAAGAGCTCTTGGCGGCGATTGCGACCGTCAGGCGAGGGGGCACGTATCTGTCCTCCCTCTTAGAGGATTATGGGTTCACAACCCTGTTTCCCGGCAGCAGCACAGACGATCCTGCAGCCTGA
- the recO gene encoding DNA repair protein RecO, whose protein sequence is MTERQTPAIVLTVREYGEADLLVTFLTPERGPLTGIAKHARKSRRRFAHCLEPLSRVVFFLSPKPARDLEFLQKGELVRSFPSLRRDLKRLGAAALLSEVAGLLAGPPDALQEIFATLEDALALLEQGEPPDSLLPAFMLHLMGLGGYRPRLHHCGGCGAEPEAPLAFSLPKGGIFCGACRGKAPGPLLSLNPGTWKLLRLAQDLPRHKLLRLRFPPQQRDQSLVIFRAFLRYHLGKNLKSWSFWEKVIRPTGNKGLNSGHTDKISSPEGESHG, encoded by the coding sequence ATGACTGAGCGGCAAACCCCGGCTATCGTGCTGACAGTGCGGGAATACGGCGAGGCGGACCTCCTGGTGACCTTTCTCACCCCAGAGCGCGGTCCCCTCACCGGCATCGCCAAGCACGCCCGAAAAAGCCGCCGCCGCTTCGCCCATTGCCTGGAGCCCTTGAGCCGGGTGGTGTTTTTCCTGTCTCCTAAGCCTGCCCGGGATCTGGAATTCCTCCAGAAGGGGGAACTGGTCAGGTCGTTCCCGTCCCTGCGCCGGGACCTGAAGCGCCTGGGCGCGGCCGCGCTGCTCTCTGAGGTAGCGGGCCTCCTGGCGGGTCCCCCGGATGCCCTCCAGGAGATTTTCGCCACCCTGGAAGACGCCCTGGCCCTCCTGGAACAAGGCGAGCCCCCCGATTCGCTGCTGCCTGCTTTTATGCTCCACCTCATGGGTTTGGGGGGTTACCGGCCCCGCCTTCACCACTGCGGGGGCTGCGGCGCCGAACCGGAGGCGCCCCTGGCCTTCAGCCTTCCCAAAGGCGGCATATTCTGCGGGGCGTGTCGCGGAAAGGCCCCCGGGCCCTTGCTGTCCTTGAACCCCGGCACCTGGAAACTCCTGCGCCTGGCCCAAGACCTGCCGCGGCACAAACTTTTGCGCCTGCGCTTTCCCCCCCAACAGCGGGACCAAAGCCTGGTGATCTTCAGGGCCTTTCTCCGTTACCATTTAGGGAAGAACCTGAAGTCCTGGTCTTTTTGGGAAAAAGTCATCCGCCCCACGGGTAACAAGGGGCTCAATTCCGGCCACACTGACAAGATTTCCTCACCAGAAGGTGAATCGCATGGGTAA
- a CDS encoding FAD-dependent oxidoreductase: MGKHLVLVGGGHAHLTCLKQLKYYVDRGHRVTLISPAAHHYYSGMGPGMLGGTYSPREIRFNIRKMAESAGGEFISGTVTRISCPGRVLHLDSGQEITFDVVSLNTGSSVPLNSVTVTDCKNVFPVKPIINLLKARQTILDLRRDKKLRILVVGGGPAGLEIAGNTWKLIHEQGGDQITLLAGTQLLGNFPEKVRRLAFRSFQARTIEIIEGTHLSALESDSARLVDGRQLPFDVALLALGVKPAPLFSDSGLAIGRDGGMLVNEYLHAVDHPTIFGGGDCISFQGRPLDKVGVYAVRQNPVLFHNLLASLEGQSLMPFHPQDDYLLIFNLGDGRGIFRRKSWVWNGRLAFILKDYIDRKFMRKFQISGELQESDADNEP; this comes from the coding sequence ATGGGTAAACATTTGGTGCTGGTGGGCGGGGGACACGCCCACCTGACCTGTTTGAAGCAGCTGAAATATTACGTGGATCGAGGCCACCGGGTGACCTTGATCAGCCCTGCCGCCCACCACTACTATTCCGGCATGGGACCCGGGATGTTGGGAGGCACGTACTCACCCCGGGAGATTCGCTTTAACATCAGAAAGATGGCCGAATCAGCCGGAGGGGAATTTATCTCCGGAACCGTAACTCGCATAAGCTGCCCAGGCCGCGTCCTGCACCTGGACTCTGGTCAGGAAATCACTTTCGATGTAGTTTCTCTTAACACCGGCAGTTCCGTGCCCCTGAATTCGGTAACCGTTACGGACTGCAAGAACGTCTTCCCGGTCAAGCCCATCATTAATCTGCTAAAAGCCCGGCAGACCATTCTGGATCTCCGGCGTGATAAAAAACTTCGCATCCTGGTAGTGGGAGGGGGACCGGCGGGTCTGGAAATCGCCGGTAATACCTGGAAGCTGATCCATGAGCAGGGCGGCGATCAGATAACCCTGCTGGCGGGAACACAACTCCTGGGCAATTTCCCTGAAAAGGTTCGCAGGTTGGCTTTCCGGTCCTTTCAGGCTCGCACCATCGAGATTATCGAGGGGACTCACCTGAGCGCCCTGGAAAGTGACTCTGCCAGGTTGGTCGATGGTCGCCAGCTTCCCTTCGACGTGGCGCTGCTGGCCCTGGGGGTAAAGCCGGCCCCATTGTTTTCCGATTCCGGGCTGGCCATAGGCCGTGACGGCGGTATGTTGGTCAATGAGTATTTGCACGCCGTCGACCACCCCACCATTTTTGGCGGCGGCGACTGCATCAGCTTCCAAGGCAGACCCCTTGATAAGGTTGGGGTTTATGCCGTGCGCCAGAACCCTGTCTTGTTTCACAACCTCCTGGCGTCCCTGGAAGGGCAGAGCCTTATGCCTTTTCATCCCCAAGACGACTATCTGCTCATTTTCAATCTGGGCGACGGCCGGGGAATCTTCCGCAGGAAAAGCTGGGTGTGGAATGGCCGCCTGGCATTTATTCTGAAAGATTATATCGACCGAAAATTCATGCGAAAATTTCAGATATCCGGTGAGCTCCAAGAATCTGATGCGGACAATGAACCTTAA
- a CDS encoding type 1 glutamine amidotransferase domain-containing protein: MPLKKRLQGKRVAIFAEDLYEDLELWYPLLRLKEEGAETVVVGPGDAKEHHGKYGYPVTVDKGIQEVDVEQFDAVVIPGGYAPDRMRRHAAMVAFVREMANHGKVVAAICHGGWMLASAEVVSGKTVTSFFAIKDDLVHAGALYKDAEVVVDGNLITSRKPADLPAFLAAIIAALGGEVRCPTCQTVLHHGQPWD; encoded by the coding sequence ATGCCACTGAAAAAACGGTTACAAGGCAAACGCGTCGCCATTTTTGCCGAAGATCTCTATGAAGACCTGGAACTCTGGTACCCCCTGCTGCGGCTTAAAGAGGAGGGGGCCGAAACCGTGGTGGTGGGGCCTGGCGACGCGAAGGAACACCACGGCAAGTATGGTTATCCCGTTACCGTGGATAAAGGCATCCAGGAGGTGGACGTGGAGCAGTTCGACGCCGTGGTCATCCCGGGAGGATACGCCCCGGACCGTATGCGCCGCCATGCCGCCATGGTGGCCTTTGTCCGGGAGATGGCCAACCATGGCAAAGTTGTGGCGGCCATCTGCCATGGGGGCTGGATGTTGGCCTCCGCCGAAGTGGTGTCAGGAAAAACCGTCACCTCCTTCTTTGCCATCAAGGATGACCTGGTCCATGCCGGGGCTCTCTATAAGGACGCCGAGGTCGTCGTGGACGGCAATCTCATCACCTCCCGGAAGCCTGCCGACCTGCCGGCCTTTCTCGCTGCCATCATCGCCGCCCTGGGAGGCGAGGTGCGCTGCCCCACATGCCAGACGGTGCTGCACCACGGCCAACCCTGGGACTAG